One window from the genome of Anopheles merus strain MAF chromosome 3R, AmerM5.1, whole genome shotgun sequence encodes:
- the LOC121596234 gene encoding uncharacterized protein LOC121596234, whose amino-acid sequence MAKFIVACVFLAVALFGLIHGDLILGTINTGDRILYSQVTAAPGIPGALVSRYVNYTGIYNITAIRAYDRTFNRTGQAHVVGGGLYQRFVSIALQTRFIGNPLDFLVEIYGR is encoded by the exons ATGGCCAAGTTCATTGTCGCGTGCGTGTTTCTGGCAGTCGCCCTTTTCGGTCTGATCCATGGAGATCTTATCCTGGGCACGATCAACACGGGTGATCGTATTCTCTACTC ACAAGTGACTGCCGCTCCCGGCATTCCTGGCGCGTTGGTTAGCCGCTATGTAAACTACACCGGCATCTACAACATCACGGCCATCCGCGCTTACGATCGCACGTTTAACCGCACTGGCCAGGCGCACGTGGTCGGCGGTGGACTGTACCAGCGCTTCGTCAGCATTGCCCTCCAGACACGATTCATCGGCAATCCGCTCGACTTCTTGGTGGAGATCTATGGACGATAA